The genomic interval ACGCGCACCAAGCAGGCCGCCAGCCTCTTTGCCAAGGCCTGCCAGCAAGCTGGTGCCACAGAAAGCCAGGCCCAGGAGTGCGGCACAAAACTGGCAGAACTTATCGTGGACGACACCTTGCTGTTCATCAGCGACAGCGAAGCCAGCGCCTTTGCCGCCTATGCGCAAGACAACGGCTTTGACGCCAGCAAATTCAAAGACAAAGAGCTGGCCAAAATCGCCAAAAAAGCCCTCAACCCTGCGCTGGACGCCCTGGACATTGCCCTGTTTGGCCGCATGGTGGCCAAAGCCGCCGACATGAACGTCGAAGCCGCCGCCTCTTTTGCCCACGCCATCTCCACGCACCGCGTGAGCAACGAAGTGGAATTTTTCACGGCGCTGGACGACCTGCAGGAGGAACCCGGCTCGGCCCACATGGGCAGCTTGGAATTCAACTCGGCCACCTACTACCGCTATGTGAGCCTGGATTTGGGCCAACTGGCGCACAGCCTGGGCATTGCAGACAGCGGCAACACCGACGACCTGAAAAAAGCCATTGCCGCCTTTACCCAGGCGCTGTTTGTCGCCGTGCCCAATGCGCGCCAAACCACCCAGTCGGGCGCATCGCTCTGGGAATTTGCGCGCGTGCTGGTACGCCAAGGCCAGCGCTTGCAAGTGCCGTTTGAAAAGCCCGTCAAGGCCAGCGGCGAAGGCTTTTTGCAGCCCAGCGTGCAAGAGCTGAAAGCCTATCTGGACAAAAAGGAAAAACTCAGCGGCTCGCTGTTTGGCAAGCTGGCTGCCTACGACTGGGGCGAGGACGACCACTTCAGCATCGATGCGCTGATTGCCGCCCTGCAAAGCCATGTGCAGTGAGGCAAGGCATGGCCAACCCTTATCTGTTGCTCTGGCTGGAGGCGCCCTTGCAGGCCTGGGGGCACGACTCCAAGTTTGGGCGCCGCGATAGCCTGGACTTTCCTACCAAATCGGGCGTGCTGGGCCTGCTGTGCTGCGCGCGCGGTGCCCGTGGCCTGCAAACCGAGTGGCTGGCCGCATGGGCCGACCTGGACATGCACACCGTGGCCTATGTGCCGCGCAATGCCCAAGGCCAGCCCTTGCCCCGCCTGCCGCTGCTGCGCGACTTTCAAATGGTGGGCAGCGGCTACGACGACCAAGACCCGTGGCAAACCCTGCTCATCCCGAAAAAAAGCGATGGCGGCAAAGCTGTGGGTGGCGGCACCAAAATGACCTACCGCTACTACCTGCAAGACATGGCCTATGCCGTGGCGCTGCAAGCCCCTGCGGCACTGGCCCCAGAAGCCGCCGCCGCCCTGCAAGCGCCGGTGTGGGACTTGTACCTGGGGCGTAAAAACTGCGTGCCCACCGAGTTCATCTACCAGGGCCTGTTCGACAGTGCCGATGCCGCCTTGCAAGCAGGCGCAGCCTTGGCGCAGGCCAAGGAACGCGCTTTTGCCCTGCGCATCTTGCAAGGCGAGCACGAGGGCGAGGTGCTCACCCTCAACGACGTGCCGCTGCAACTGGGCACACACAAAACCTACCGCGACCGGCGCGTCAGTGTGCAGCGCTGGGATGCCAGCGCGCAGGAGCCGTAACGCCATGGCCACCGGACAGCGCCTGCTGGTGAAAATCACCCGCGAATCCTTGCCACAGGTGAAAGACAAATACCCCTTCATCTACCTGGAGCGCGGGCGGCTGGAGGTGGACGACAGCAGCGTGAAATGGATTGATGCCGACAACCACGTCGTTCCCCTGCCGGTAGCCACCCTCAATGCCCTGCTGCTGGGGCCGGGCACCACCATCACGCACGAGGCCGTCAAGGCGGCCACTGCTGCCAACTGCCCGGTGTGCTGGGTGGGCGAGGACAGCCTGCTGTTTTACGCCGCAGGTTTTTTGCCCACGGCAGACACCCGCAACCTGAAGCTTCAAATCACCTTGTCTGCCGACCCGGTGAAATCTGTGGAAGTAGCGCGGCGCATGTTTGCACGGCGCTTTCCAGATGCCGATCTGGCGGGCAAAACGCTGCCCGAAATGATGGGCATGGAAGGCAACCGGGTGCGCCGCCTGTACGAAGAAAAGGCACTGCACTACCAGGTCGGCTGGAAAGGCCGCAGCTTCACCCCCGGCAAATTTGAAGCCAGCGACCTGACCAACCAAATCCTCACGGCCACCAATGCCGCGCTGTACGGCATCTTGAGTTCTGCCCTGCACAGCATGGGCTATTCGCCGCACATCGGCTTTATCCACTCGGGCAGCCCGCTGCCGTTTGTGTACGACCTGGCCGATTTGTACAAGGAGGAGCTGTGCATTGACCTCGCCTTTGCCCTCACCCGCGATTTGGCGGGCCGCTACGACAAGCACAAAGTGGCGGCACGGTTCAGGCAGCGGGTGATCGACATGGACTTGCTGGCCAAGGTGGGCGAGGACGTGATTGCCATGCTGGGGACGGGCCGTGCTCATCGTTATCGCAAATGATCTGCCACCCGCCGTGCGCGGGCGCATGAAGCTGTGGTTCATTGAACCCAGGCCCAACGTGTTTGTCTCCGGCATCAAAGACTCGGTGGCCACCACGGTGGTGGAGTACCTTTACCAGCATTGCCCGCCAGAGTCTGGCGTGCTGCTGATCAAGTCTATTTCCCACGCCCCGGGATTTGAAATCCGCACCATTGGCCCGCCACGCAAGCCCACCATTCAGATTTCGGGATTGGAGCTGATCATCGAAACCCTTAAATCGGGTTAACACACTACCGGTAGTGTTTTCGGCGTTCCTAGACACTACCTGTCAGGGTCTTCCCCACGCCCGTGGGGGTGTTTCCGCCATCGCCCGCGAGCTGCTGGGCACACATCAGTCTTCCCCACGCCCGTGGGGGTGTTTCTCTCACGCCTTGCGTCCTCTCTCTGCGCTCCACGTCTTCCCCACGCCCGTGGGGGTGTTTCCCCACTCCGGGCGGCGATCCGGTGGATGTACAGGTCTTCCCCACGCCCGTGGGGGTGTTTCCATGCGGGCGGCCGCCTTGGCGGATTCGATGATGTCTTCCCCACGCCCGTGGGGGTGTTTCTAAGTTCATGGTCATACCTCGATGATCTCGATGGTCTTCCCCACGCCCGTGGGGGTGTTTCCTTCGGCGGCTCGCGGCAAGGTGTGATTGAAGCGTCTTCCCCACGCCCGTGGGGGTGTTTCCGTGCCCTTCTTTTCGCCGTAGGTGTGGCGTTCGTCTTCCCCACGCCCGTGGGGGTGTTTCGCCGGGTGGTGACGCAATCGCTACGCGGGAGGGTCTTCCCCACGCCCGTGGGGGTGTTTCCAGTCGGCAGTGCCTGCGCAGCAGCCCCACGGCGTCTTCCCCACGCCCGTGGGGGTGTTTCTACTCGGGTGACTTGTGCAGCCCCAGCTTTGCCGTCTTCCCCACGCCCGTGGGGGTGTTTCCGCGTCTGCGGTGTTCAGCGGCCTGCAGGGCAAGTCTTCCCCACGCCCGTGGGGGTGTTTCCGGGGGCGCTCACGAAGCCTACATGCGCGGCGGGTCTTCCCCACGCCCGTGGGGGTGTTTCTCTCCACCGATTCATCGCGCTCCGGGTACAGCTGTCTTCCCCACGCCCGTGGGGGTGTTTCCAGGGATGCCTTTGTCTGCCTCAGTCAGCAGCGGTCTTCCCCACGCCCGTGGGGGTGTTTCTAACTGTACGGAAGGGGTTTCCAATGGACACCGGTCTTCCCCACGCACGTGGGGGTGTTTCCATGCGGTTGATGACCTCGCCATCCAGCGCGTTGTCTTCCCCACGCACGTGGGGGTGTTTCCAAGGTGCCGCAGTCGTCCACCATGGACAACCTGTCTTCCCCACGCACGTGGGGGTGTTTCCCCCACCCCACACGGGCAAGTGCCCGAAGCGCTGTCTTCCCCACGCACGTGGGGGTGTTTCCTACGCGGGCGGCGTGTACCTGACGCAACGCCGGTCTTCCCCACGCACGTGGGGGTGTTTCCGCCGCCATCGCCCAAAAACTGGGCCGCACGGTGTCTTCCCCACGCACGTGGGGGTGTTTCCAAAAACCAGATTCACAACGGGCTGCAGCGCCTGTCTTCCCCACGCACGTGGGGGTGTTTCCGTGAGCTTCGAGCGCGACGGAACCGACTACGCGGTCTTCCCCACGCACGTGGGGGTGTTTCCACGCTGACCGGCTCTGACGCCACCGTGGCTCCGTCTTCCCCACGCACGTGGGGGTGTTTCCGCCCGCAGCGCGCAAAGCCTGCTGGAACAGCGGTCTTCCCCACGCACGTGGGGGTGTTTCTCCTTCTGTCTCAAACTTGTCGGCCAGCCGCAGGTCTTCCCCACGCACGTGGGGGTGTTTCTCCACCGTGGCCATCGTCGGCAAGTTTGCCGACGTCTTCCCCACGCACGTGGGGGTGTTTCCCACGTCCAAGCCCACCATGAAGCCATCCATGCGTCTTCCCCACGCACGTGGGGGTGTTTCTCAAGGACAAGACATGACAGACAACACACAACCGTCTTCCCCACGCACGTGGGGGTGTTTCCACCGAAGAAGGCCGGGCCGCGTATGTCACGCTGTCTTCCCCACGCACGTGGGGGTGTTTCTTCATGCCGCTTGTGGGACTTCCCGCACGAAATGTCTTCCCCACGCACGTGGGGGTGTTTCCTACTCCGACTGCGAACTTGAGCTGGAAGGCCTGTCTTGCCCACGCACGTGGGGGTGTTTCCACGGGCAAAAAGGGCTGGGTGGCAAAAGGATCGTCTTCCCCACATCTGGACCAATTTACCGCTTTGGAAAGACATCTTCAGCAATTGAGCGTATTCCGCTCCAGAAACACTTAGCCCGCAGCAGGTACAACCCCAGTTTGCCGGAAGGCACTGGCGTGTGGGCGAGCCCAGCCCGGCGGCAGTACCGTTCCACCCACCCTTGAATGCCGACATTGGATTTCATCGGGTCCACGCCCATGCCTTCCAGACACTCCAGTGTGGAGGTGAGGATCACGATCTTGCAGCCGATGTCAGCCAGGATCGGGAGCTCAGGTGTTGGGCACACCATTTCCAAGAGCAGCAACTCTTTATCCGATTCGTCGCTCATCGTTTTCTGGGGATAGATGTCCGTGTAGTTGAGTCGAAAGGCTCCGCGATGGCTCGTGGAGGGCGAGAGGGGAGAGGTGTTTGTGTTGTTCATGTCTTCAAGATCGCACACATTTTCGACCCGTCAACCCCCTTCGCGCTCACTGGGTAATTCCCAGATAAGCATCCAGTCCGCCCTCCCCAAACCGATCGAGGAGGCCCGCAATGTCATCGTCCTCCTGCAAATTCTGGGAGATTGCAACCTGTACTGGACTGGGGGAGGGGAAGGGTGCCGGAACGGGTTCCGCCAAGGGCGCGACCTCGACGGGTTGATTTTTCCCGGATTGGACAGCCGCTGCCTCCGCTTGCTCCCCCCCTTTCTCAAGGGTTTTCAGCCGCGCTAGCATGACCAAAACGGCCTTGTTCCATCGCTCCTTTGGGATGTTGTTGAACGCCTCCCAGAGAGCAGGGCACTCTTCGTAGTGAATTGAGATCCTGGTCCGGAACTCAATAGGGGTTTTTTTACTTTCGAGTTGCATAGATCCCCATCAATTCGAACATATCAAGCTTGTCATCAATCGGGTCCGAGCCACTAGCAGGCTGCTGAAATACTGGTTTGCCCATCGGCAGCCAAGAACATCGACCGCGTAAAACGGCCTACAAGCGATTATTTCGAACCCGGTAAGGGGTGAGGCACCCTCAAAGCCGTCATTTTTTGAGTTCTCCAGCAGTATTTCAGCAGCCTGCTAGGAACCGCGTGATTGCCGCTCGAAGAAGCCCGCCCTAACTCCTCGAAGGATTGCTGGCTTGCGTCAGCTATGACTGGGCCGCCATGCACGTCCATCGTCGCCAGTCGCGTCAGCATGACCATGACCGTGGTGGTACGGCGTTCCTCCGGGATTTTGTTGAAGACATCCCAAAGTTCTGGACACGCCTTATGGTGAATCGAAATCCGCGGTCGGAACTCGATCGGCGGGTTTTTACTTTCGCGTTGCATGGGACACCATCAATCCAAGAATGTGAAAACCCCGAACGTTGGCAAACACCGGGTCCGCTTCGATCTGCATCATGTGCTTGTACTTGGGCAGCATCCGCTCTAGCTCCTCATGGAGCAGCTTGCCGCCGCCGCCAGTTATCAGGATTTGGTCGATCACATCCAGGTTCGACACCGAGCCCAGCATCACGTTGATGCACTCCTGCAGGATTGCTCGCACGCCAGCCATGTGTGGTTCCAGATCCCAATCCTTGCCGGCAACCTTCACGCTCTTGGCCCCTGACCGGATCGCTTTGTCAACGCGGTCGATCATCAGCGGGTCGTTACGAAGTCCCGGTTTGATCTTGTCGCACACATGAAAAACGCAGGCCAGCATTCCTTTGGGATGCGCTCCACTGCGGTCATAGACCGGCTTGGGCCCGTTGCACAGAAACCAGTCGAACGTCCCGCCGCCCAGATCCAGCACCAGGGAGTTGCTGTCCTGCACGGTGATGTCCTTGTTCTTCTTGTTGTAGGCCACCAGCGCGCCTTGGGGTTGCATCACCACCGTTGCCTTCTTGACCTCGATCGTCCGCCCCGCCACTTCATGCTTGCCCTCTAACGACTCGCGCAAGCTCTTGTGAAAATCCTTGTGCGTGTTCAGAGGCAGGCCAGCCACCAGATGCTGAATCTCCACATGGGCGACTTCGCGCTGGTTTCCTACATGGTGGTTGGCGATGTAGTGCAGAGCGCCGAGGGTGAGCGCCCTGTATTCCTCACTCGAGCTGAACTTGTCCATCACCACCAGCGCATCCCTGCCGCTGCTGCGGAACTGGGCGTCCGGGCCCACAAAGTAGTTGTTCCCATTGACGTTGATGGTGACGCCATCGAGCTTGTCCACGCCCAAGGTGGAACCCTGTTCTTGAGTCACCCGTGCGGCGAGAGAGGGGAAACTGGTGCAGGCCTCAGGGCTCCCCCGTGTGAATTTGGTGGTTCGGTAGCCCACATCGATGGCGGCCACAGGCAAGGTCAAGGTCTTGGTCATTGAAGAATCTCGGGTTGTGATAGAGAGATTCTTGTGTCAGACGTCCAGATTTGAGCCCTGAATATCTACCCGATTCGGGCAGATACCACTGCTTCACCGGGTTTTTTTGGCCCGCAGAGGGCCTAGCAGGCTGCTGAAATACTGCTGGAGAACTCAAAAAATGACGGCTTTGAGGGTGCCTCACCCCTTACCGGGTTCGAAATAATCGCTTGTAGGCCGTTTTACGCGGTCGATGTTCTTGGCTGCCGATGGGCAAACCAGTATTTCAGCAGCCTGCTAGCTGCAACACCTATGGGCCACTAAGGTTTTGACAGCTGTCAAAAAGTTAATGGGCGGCCCGCAGAGCGCGCCGCAATGCCCTTTGTGGGCCAGTTAGGTTATGCAAATAATTAAAGACCTATTGCGTGGCCCATAGTGGGCGCAACAAGGCCCTCTACGGGCTAGATGCGGCGGCGACATTACGAAAGAGTGAGCTCTAGGCCCCGGTAAGGGCCGCGCTTGGCCAATTGCGGGCCTCAGACAATCCAGCGATACCTCTCGACCAGCAAAAAAGTTCGCAGATTCCCCTGTCGCTCCCCCATCCATCGCAACCTTTGGCGGTGAGTATCCAGAGAATTCAAGGCCCGAAACCACGCAACCCCTGCAAAATCCCGACCCGCCATACTCCACGTTTTAGAGCTGAGGAACAAAAGGAGAAGGTCAAAAAAAGTGTTTTGAATCAACACTACAGATTTGAAATCAGGGACGTGAAACGAACCGCGAATCAAAACTTCGATTCCAAAAACTTGCACAGACCAACAATTTCATTCTATACTCCACCCCGTCAAGCCCCTGGCTGACTGCTGCAACTTGCAGCCCCATCAAGGCCTCGCGCCACCAAAAAGCGGAACTCCCGCACCTCCAGTCTCTGGAACCCGGCTTCACGCCAACACAGCCAGCCGCAGCTCATGCGGACAGGCCTCACCCCTTGCGTCAGCGAAGGTGAGAAAACAGAAAGTCGCGCCAGAAATGGCATCCCCACCCGAGTAGTGCATCGCACGCCCGGGATTGCTGTTGGCCGTCCAGGTCAACATGGTTTCTTCAGCCGCGTACCGGCTTCTCGACCACACGACCCCTTGAGGGTGCGTGATGGGCCTGCTGCGCTCCTTTCTCCTTGTGCGGATTGGAGACCTTCAGGAATAGGCGAGAAGAACCGCGCACAGACCCGCACAGGGCTGTGTAGTTGGCAGCAAGTGGCGCCCCTAGACGGGCGCCTGGCTGATCCCCTTCAGATCAACCAACCTTCCCTGGCCCCCTTAGACCGGCCTTGGAACTCTGCACAGCAGAGGGCAGCGGACATGAACCCCCCGCGAGCAGGAAGACTTTCTAACAACCAGGTTCACCCCAAACCCCACCCCGATAACCACCGGGAGCAAAGACACCTGCCATCCACCCCAGCCATCAGGCGCGGGCAAGTGGGCAGACGTGTTTGCTCCCTGCATGGAGAAACCCATGAGCGCCTTGCCATCGTTAATTGAGAAAGTGCCATCCGTGGCCATTCCCCCAGTGGACCTGCTGGGGGATGCGCCTGTGCGCTCGAGAGCCGGGCGCAGCCCCGCCAATGGGCCACTGAGGGCGGTACGCACCATCCGTCCCCCCACGATGACCGAGGCGCGGGCGCAGGAAATGCAAACCGCCCAGCGCATCCTCAAGGACGCACTGCAGGCCCACCCTCACGATCTGTGGGGCCAGTTGGGATATTTCTTCGCCAACTTCCGCATCCCGGCAGCACGGGGCCGGGCGCGGTCGGCGTCCAACAAGACACAGGACAAGTATTTCGAAACCATGTCGGCGTTCTTCCAGACGCTCCAGCGCGACAACATCCGCCTGAGGAACCTCACCGAGGTCAACACCAAACACCTCGTGGCATGTGTGCGCGCGTGGGAAGACCAGGGCCTGAGCGCCAGCACCCTGGCCAATCGTTTCACCTGCTCGCGCCGGTTCATGCACTGGGTTGGAAAGGGTGGCGGCATCCCTGAGCTCAAGCAGATACTGAAAGACCCCAGTCGAGCGGTGCGCGAGTACAGCGCCACGGCTCCCAAGGATTGGGAAAACAACGGGCTGATACCCCAGGAGGTTTTTAAGGCCATAGAGCAGCACTGCGCCGTGACGGCCATGCACCTTAGGCTGCAAGACGCCTTCGGACTTCGAGCCACGGAAGCCATCTGCCTTAAACCCCGGGAATCCGACATGGGAGAACTCCTGCTGGTCAACCGTGGGACCAAGGGGGGGCGGGGCAGGGCTGTCCCCATCAAGACCGAGATGCAGCGCGAAGTCCTGGAAGCAGCCAAAGCCATGGCCAGCAACCGGACGGGACTGCTAGGACGCTACGGCCACAACTTGCCAAAAGCCCAGGCGCACTACTACTACATCCTTGGCGTACATGGCATCACCCGCAAGGCCTCGGGTGTCACGGGGCACGGGCTGCGGCATGGCTACGTGGGGGCCCGGTATGAGGAACTCACCGGGTTCAAGCCCCCCGTGACGGGAGGCGCCAGGCCGGACGCGGAAACCGACCTCGCCGCCCGCCGCGCCCTGTCCCTGGAAACAGGCCACACCCGCCCGGAAATCACCACCGCCTACACCGGCAGCGTGGCCCACATGCAAACCGCCAGTCGCCGGCGCCTGGAAGGCCTGCTTTCGCGTCTGGGCAGTGATTGCTTCAGGACCCCCTCCCCCCTCGACAAAGCGCCGCAACACATACAGTACGTCGGCTAGAGTCTGATTCGGACATTGACAGCAGAAAAAACACGACCAAATAGGTTTCGTGGGGTTCATGCAGGGACATGCCCACTTCGGAGTCGTGCTTGAAGCCGCCAGCCCCCGGGCCGTGTCCGGCACGGGGACCGACGATGACCGCCGCAGGCTTGCTGGCGTCCACGCAATCCAAGGCGTCGTCTTCTCGCAGAGGGTGATGGAAAGCAGCGCGTAGTTTGCCGGCCGCTCAAACAGCCCGGAATCGAGAATCATCCGCCGGCAGCATGCTACTCACGCCCTCGGCGCTCAGGTTGGACACCAACTTTGCGACTGCGACAGTGCTGGTCTTCATGTGGCAGCCCCTTTTTTACCGAAAAAGGGAATGAACCGCGGAGTGCGCGCTGCGTAGGCCTCATAGACCGCTCCGAAGCGCTTTCGCATCTCGGTTTCTTCCGTGACTGCCAGCCGTCCATACATCACCAGGAGGATCGGAAACATCGCCAGGGTGAGCAGCGTCGGCCATTGCAGCAGGAAACCCAGCAGGATCAGGACGAAAGCCACATACTGCGGATGGCGGAGGCGGGCATAGGGGCCCGTGGTCGCCAGCGTATCGTGGCGTTGCGCGTGATACAGCACATTCCATGCGGTGGACAACAGGTAGAAGCCGTAGCCCAGGAATACGTAGCTGGCAATATGAAGCGGGCCGAAATGAGCGTCGCCCTTTTCGCCAAGGAGGGTCGACCACAGGTGACCGGAGTTGTGCGAGAGCAGGTCGAGGCCGGGGTACCTTGTCTGTAGCCATCCGGACAAGACATAGAGCGTCAGAGGAAAACCGTACATCTCGACGAAGAGAGCCACGATGAACGCGGCGAAAGCGCCGAAAGTTCGCCAGTCGCGCGCGGTCTGTGGTTTGAAGAAACTGAACGCGAACATGAGAAAGATCGCCGAGTTCAGGACGACCAGTGTCCAGAGGCCGTAGGCCGACGTATCGTGGGTCATGGTTGCTCTCCCGTTGTGGAGGTTGGCCTTGCGGGGGTGGCTTTGGTGTCTTGATGACCCGCATGACCGCCACCGTGGGAATCGTGTCCGTTATGCATAAACACATGCATCAGGGGGCACGCGAGGAGCAGGAGCAGGGGCAGCGCGCCAATGAAGTGCGCACGGTGCTCACTGAGCAGGAAATATGCTGCGATGGCGCCCATCACAACGAGTCCGAGGACGTAGCGCGTGCGAAAAAAGTTAGGCGCTTGTGCCTTCGGTGGGGAATGGTGTTCAGTCATCTTTTTCTCCGAAAGGTTTACGGTCAACGCTCCAGCCGGTTGTGCAGCCAGCTGAAGAACATCCCGGCAAGCAGCGCCCACGTGCTCAGCACGAGCAACGCCTTAAAAAACCCGAATACGCTGAAGGGTCGGGGACTCACCATGGCAGTGAAGTCCATACCGTGGAACAAGTTGTTCATCAGATCCAGGAAGGTCGCTGGAACGAGGATCCACGCCACAGTACACAGGACATAGAAACCGCCTACCGTTGCGGCCAGGGCAACGCCGGTGCGCAGAGGTCTCATGGCGTTCTCCTTATTTCGCGGGCACAGGCGGCAACAGATCCATCATCATCTGCATGGAAGCGCCCATCATTTCCATGCGCTTTTCCATCATTTGATGGTGCGTGGACATGTCGCCCTTCATGGACTTCATGCCCCCCGCCGGCATCCCATTCATCATGGTCATGCCTTCCTGCATCGTCTTCATGTGCTCTGCCATTAGGGCGCTGCGCTCTTCTGGCGTCTTCGCGGCCATCATCTTTTCGTGCATGTCACGCATCGCTTTGGTCTGGGCATCCATTTGTGCCATGTTCGGTCCGGGCTTAACGGGTGCCTGTTTAGATGTGGGTGCGGGGGCGCCTCCGGCGGGATGATGACCGGTGTGCGGGTCGGTCGGAGCCGCCGCCCACGCTGACGTGCCAAGGGTAGAAACTGCAAATGCGAGAGAAAGAAGGTGAACTCGGTTCATGTGGGACTCCAGTGTGTAATAGGTGAAAGCGGGGCGCACTACCATGCTTCTCGGTCCTGCCCCGGGAACCGAAGATCAAACGCCGCAACGAGACTGCGGTCGAGCTAGCAGGAGGCTAGAGCGCCCACCGCGAGTAGGTGATTCGCTTGGGGGGAGCACTCAGCGAAGGCTGAGTTTCAAAACCGCTCAGGTTGCGCGCCAAAAGGATCGTGCCCCCTGTCCAGATGACTCCGGCCAAAGGGGGGGAGCCCGGATCGACAGAGTCCATGCCGCTACTGCTTTGCAAGGCCTGCGATCCGTCGTCGCAGGCTTTCAGGCACGGAGCTTTGGAGCTTCGTTCACTCTCATGCGCAGTCACCGGGACTTGGGCTGTGATGCGAGAGCTCTCCGAGGCAGGCTGGTGCCCGCCGTGATGAGGCGATTCCAGCAGACAAGCATTGGCGAAGCCCGAAGCCAGCACGAACAGCCACACGGCCAGCATCAAGGATGCGGCATTGCGACTGGTGGTGGTGCGGAAGAGGAACTTCATGGCAGAAAAATAGTAAGTTCATGGTAGAAGGTATTTGCCGACGCCAGTTGATCTAAATCAAGGGGTATCGTCCATGAATCCATCTGCCTCCGCTGGGGCGCGAGCGCCCCGTAGACCAAGCGCCTGCCTTAAGAATGCGCCGAGTTCGAAAGCATGTTCAGCTGGAACGTATGCTTGTTACTTTCGGCATCCGGGCGTCTAGCAGTAACTTGTACGCCCCTGAATAGGGTGGTGGCTCTTGGCAGGATCCTGTATGCACGGCTGCTTTCGAAGTCGTATTCGCGCCTACCGTTCACGCTGTTCCCTTGGCCGAGGCTCTCAGTGTCTGCGGCTTCACCTTTGCCTTCGTTGTGGCTGGGGCGACGAAGCTCTCCAAATCTCCAAGGATTGGACAATCCGGGCGGTCATCGCCGTGGCAACAGTGGATCAGGTGTCCCAGCGTCTTTCGCATGGACTCCATCTCCATGATCTTGCGGTCGAGCTCCGCAAGGTGCGCGGATGCCACCTTCTTCACGCTTGCGCTTGACCGCCTGCGGTCTTGCCAAAGCTTCACCAGCTCGCCGATTACGGGGACCGAAAAGCCCAAGTCCCTTGAGCGTTTGATGAAGCGCAGCGTGTGAACCTCCGACT from Acidovorax sp. FHTAMBA carries:
- the cas5e gene encoding type I-E CRISPR-associated protein Cas5/CasD, which translates into the protein MANPYLLLWLEAPLQAWGHDSKFGRRDSLDFPTKSGVLGLLCCARGARGLQTEWLAAWADLDMHTVAYVPRNAQGQPLPRLPLLRDFQMVGSGYDDQDPWQTLLIPKKSDGGKAVGGGTKMTYRYYLQDMAYAVALQAPAALAPEAAAALQAPVWDLYLGRKNCVPTEFIYQGLFDSADAALQAGAALAQAKERAFALRILQGEHEGEVLTLNDVPLQLGTHKTYRDRRVSVQRWDASAQEP
- the cas7e gene encoding type I-E CRISPR-associated protein Cas7/Cse4/CasC encodes the protein MPHAYQNTRIEFHILQSFPVTCLNRDDVGAPKTAVVGGVTRARVSSQCWKRQVRLAMPGFGVKLATRTKQAASLFAKACQQAGATESQAQECGTKLAELIVDDTLLFISDSEASAFAAYAQDNGFDASKFKDKELAKIAKKALNPALDALDIALFGRMVAKAADMNVEAAASFAHAISTHRVSNEVEFFTALDDLQEEPGSAHMGSLEFNSATYYRYVSLDLGQLAHSLGIADSGNTDDLKKAIAAFTQALFVAVPNARQTTQSGASLWEFARVLVRQGQRLQVPFEKPVKASGEGFLQPSVQELKAYLDKKEKLSGSLFGKLAAYDWGEDDHFSIDALIAALQSHVQ
- a CDS encoding DUF3141 domain-containing protein, with protein sequence MDASKPAAVIVGPRAGHGPGAGGFKHDSEVGMSLHEPHETYLVVFFLLSMSESDSSRRTVCVAALCRGGRGS
- a CDS encoding DUF2933 domain-containing protein, encoding MTEHHSPPKAQAPNFFRTRYVLGLVVMGAIAAYFLLSEHRAHFIGALPLLLLLACPLMHVFMHNGHDSHGGGHAGHQDTKATPARPTSTTGEQP
- the cas1e gene encoding type I-E CRISPR-associated endonuclease Cas1e, coding for MATGQRLLVKITRESLPQVKDKYPFIYLERGRLEVDDSSVKWIDADNHVVPLPVATLNALLLGPGTTITHEAVKAATAANCPVCWVGEDSLLFYAAGFLPTADTRNLKLQITLSADPVKSVEVARRMFARRFPDADLAGKTLPEMMGMEGNRVRRLYEEKALHYQVGWKGRSFTPGKFEASDLTNQILTATNAALYGILSSALHSMGYSPHIGFIHSGSPLPFVYDLADLYKEELCIDLAFALTRDLAGRYDKHKVAARFRQRVIDMDLLAKVGEDVIAMLGTGRAHRYRK
- a CDS encoding DUF5676 family membrane protein, giving the protein MRPLRTGVALAATVGGFYVLCTVAWILVPATFLDLMNNLFHGMDFTAMVSPRPFSVFGFFKALLVLSTWALLAGMFFSWLHNRLER
- a CDS encoding PRTRC system protein D, which translates into the protein MTKTLTLPVAAIDVGYRTTKFTRGSPEACTSFPSLAARVTQEQGSTLGVDKLDGVTINVNGNNYFVGPDAQFRSSGRDALVVMDKFSSSEEYRALTLGALHYIANHHVGNQREVAHVEIQHLVAGLPLNTHKDFHKSLRESLEGKHEVAGRTIEVKKATVVMQPQGALVAYNKKNKDITVQDSNSLVLDLGGGTFDWFLCNGPKPVYDRSGAHPKGMLACVFHVCDKIKPGLRNDPLMIDRVDKAIRSGAKSVKVAGKDWDLEPHMAGVRAILQECINVMLGSVSNLDVIDQILITGGGGKLLHEELERMLPKYKHMMQIEADPVFANVRGFHILGLMVSHATRK
- a CDS encoding integrase domain-containing protein, with the translated sequence MSALPSLIEKVPSVAIPPVDLLGDAPVRSRAGRSPANGPLRAVRTIRPPTMTEARAQEMQTAQRILKDALQAHPHDLWGQLGYFFANFRIPAARGRARSASNKTQDKYFETMSAFFQTLQRDNIRLRNLTEVNTKHLVACVRAWEDQGLSASTLANRFTCSRRFMHWVGKGGGIPELKQILKDPSRAVREYSATAPKDWENNGLIPQEVFKAIEQHCAVTAMHLRLQDAFGLRATEAICLKPRESDMGELLLVNRGTKGGRGRAVPIKTEMQREVLEAAKAMASNRTGLLGRYGHNLPKAQAHYYYILGVHGITRKASGVTGHGLRHGYVGARYEELTGFKPPVTGGARPDAETDLAARRALSLETGHTRPEITTAYTGSVAHMQTASRRRLEGLLSRLGSDCFRTPSPLDKAPQHIQYVG
- the cas2e gene encoding type I-E CRISPR-associated endoribonuclease Cas2e → MKLWFIEPRPNVFVSGIKDSVATTVVEYLYQHCPPESGVLLIKSISHAPGFEIRTIGPPRKPTIQISGLELIIETLKSG
- a CDS encoding isoprenylcysteine carboxylmethyltransferase family protein produces the protein MTHDTSAYGLWTLVVLNSAIFLMFAFSFFKPQTARDWRTFGAFAAFIVALFVEMYGFPLTLYVLSGWLQTRYPGLDLLSHNSGHLWSTLLGEKGDAHFGPLHIASYVFLGYGFYLLSTAWNVLYHAQRHDTLATTGPYARLRHPQYVAFVLILLGFLLQWPTLLTLAMFPILLVMYGRLAVTEETEMRKRFGAVYEAYAARTPRFIPFFGKKGAAT